The Pseudomonas sp. G2-4 genome window below encodes:
- a CDS encoding metalloregulator ArsR/SmtB family transcription factor, with protein sequence MNAEHHDVGVSQVAAAIAEPARTRMLCALMDGHARTSTELASIAEVSASTASAHLSKLKDLALVRLHVQGRHRYYSLADPRVAQALEALMVIGQNAAPTFTPRTPDRLQFARTCYDHMAGTLAVRLHDRMIEAGWLLEVPGQGYRLSESGEALFKGVGIDVQLLATQRRRFACPCLDWSMRRPHLGGALGAALLQVVIKRKWVIQDLDSRALGLTASGRREMAGRFGVSVDRYVEPAIAIAGRLTPSVDLRQAQDV encoded by the coding sequence AACATCATGATGTGGGCGTGTCCCAGGTGGCCGCCGCCATTGCCGAACCGGCTCGTACCCGGATGCTGTGTGCCTTGATGGACGGTCATGCCCGGACCAGCACCGAGTTGGCGAGCATCGCCGAGGTCAGTGCCTCCACCGCCAGTGCCCACCTGTCGAAGCTCAAGGACCTGGCCTTGGTGCGCCTGCATGTCCAGGGCCGGCATCGCTACTACAGCCTGGCGGACCCGCGCGTCGCCCAGGCCCTCGAAGCGCTGATGGTGATCGGCCAGAATGCCGCGCCGACCTTCACGCCGCGCACTCCGGATCGCCTGCAATTTGCCCGTACCTGCTACGACCACATGGCCGGCACCCTGGCGGTGCGACTGCATGATCGGATGATCGAGGCCGGGTGGCTGCTGGAGGTGCCGGGACAGGGTTATCGGTTGAGTGAATCCGGTGAGGCGTTGTTCAAGGGGGTGGGCATTGACGTCCAGTTGCTCGCCACGCAACGGCGCCGATTCGCCTGCCCCTGCCTGGACTGGAGCATGCGCCGTCCACACCTCGGTGGGGCCCTAGGGGCGGCGTTGCTGCAGGTGGTGATCAAGCGCAAGTGGGTGATCCAGGACCTGGATAGCCGTGCGCTGGGCTTGACGGCCAGTGGTCGCCGGGAGATGGCGGGGCGGTTCGGGGTGAGTGTGGACAGGTATGTCGAGCCGGCTATCGCCATCGCGGGCAGGCTCACTCCCAGCGTGGATCTGCGGCAAGCGCAGGATGTGTAG